The window AACATCCCCACCGGTACCGTCATCCACGCCATCGAGCTCAAGCCCGGCGGCGGCGCGAAGATGGCCCGCTCCGCGGGCGCATCCGTGCGCCTCGTGGCGAAGGACGGCCCCTACGCCCAGCTGCGTCTGCCCTCGGGCGAGATCCGCAACGTCGACGCGCGCTGCCGCGCGACCATCGGCGAGGTCGGCAACGCCGAGCAGTCGAACATCAACTGGGGCAAGGCCGGCCGCAACCGCTGGAAGGGCATCCGCCCGACCGTCCGTGGTGTCGCCATGAACCCGGTCGACCACCCGCACGGTGGTGGTGAGGGCAAGACGTCCGGTGGACGTCACCCCGTCAGCCCCTGGGGTCAGGCCGAAGGCCGCACCCGTCACCCCAACAAGGAAAGCGACAAGCTCATCGTGCGTCGTCGGACCGTCGGCAAGAAGCGTAAGTAGGAGTTGTAGAAGATGCCACGCAGTCTCAAGAAGGGCCCCTTCGTTGACGACCACCTGTACCGCAAGGTCGTCACGCAGAACGAAGCCGGCAGCAAGAACGTCATCAAGACCTGGTCGCGCCGATCGATGATCATCCCGGACTTCCTGGGTCACACCATCGCCGTGCACGACGGTCGCAAGCACATCCCGGTGTTCATCACCGAGACCATGGTGGGTCACAAGCTGGGCGAGTTCGCCCCGACCCGCACCTTCCGTGGACACGTGAAGGACGACAAGAAGGGCCGTCGCCGCTAACCGCGGCGACGTGAAGGAGGAAGAGAAATGGTGGAGTCGATCGCACGCGTGCGTCACATCCGCGTCACCCCCCAGAAGGCCCGTCGTGTCGTCAACCTGATCCGCGGCCGTCAGGCCGTGGAGGCACTGGCCATCCTGAAGTTCGCCCCGCAGGGCGCTTCGGAGCCGGTGTACAAGCTGGTCGCCTCGGCGATCGCGAACGCCCGGGTCAAGGCAGACGCCTCGAACAGCTACCTCGACGAGCAGGACCTCTTCATCGCGAAGGCGTTCGTCGACGAGGGAACCACGCTCAAGCGCTTCCAGCCCCGTGCTCAGGGACGCGCGTTCCGCATCAACAAGCGCACCAGCCACATCACGA of the Herbiconiux flava genome contains:
- the rplB gene encoding 50S ribosomal protein L2 — encoded protein: MAIRKYKPTTPGRRGSSVSDFAEITRSTPEKSLLRPLSKTGGRNNQGRITTRHIGGGHKRQYRVIDFRRNDKDGVNAKVAHIEYDPNRTARIALLHFVDGTKRYILAPNKLAQGDIVESGAGADIKPGNNLPLRNIPTGTVIHAIELKPGGGAKMARSAGASVRLVAKDGPYAQLRLPSGEIRNVDARCRATIGEVGNAEQSNINWGKAGRNRWKGIRPTVRGVAMNPVDHPHGGGEGKTSGGRHPVSPWGQAEGRTRHPNKESDKLIVRRRTVGKKRK
- the rpsS gene encoding 30S ribosomal protein S19 — protein: MPRSLKKGPFVDDHLYRKVVTQNEAGSKNVIKTWSRRSMIIPDFLGHTIAVHDGRKHIPVFITETMVGHKLGEFAPTRTFRGHVKDDKKGRRR
- the rplV gene encoding 50S ribosomal protein L22 produces the protein MVESIARVRHIRVTPQKARRVVNLIRGRQAVEALAILKFAPQGASEPVYKLVASAIANARVKADASNSYLDEQDLFIAKAFVDEGTTLKRFQPRAQGRAFRINKRTSHITIVLATPDEAATIEGASKKASK